The DNA sequence GGGTTGAACACAACGCCGACTGCTTTTTCCCGCAGCCCCAAGTGGACAATGTCGCCCCGTAACTTGCCGGCTCGAACCAACCGCGCTACATACAGGAACCCGTGCGGCACATCTACGACGGCGCTGGCGAGCACGACATCGGGCATGACCTGGTGCTGGGGCTTGATGGCGCCGAAAGCGTAAACACCTTTGGTTTCACGAGCCGCTTGGAACACGCCGACGCCTGCCGCGTCGGCGTCATGGAACAGAAAGTCAGCGCCCCACCGAATAAGGGCGCGCCCGGTCTCTTTGGCGGCGGCGACATCTTCAAAGTTACCGATGTAAGCGACCTGCACCTGCACTCTGGGGTCGGTGCGTTTGGCGCCGGCGACGAACCCCGCAAAAGCGCGTTCCACTGACGGGATTTTCATTCCGCCGATGCAGCCTAACTTCTTCGTTCGGCTCATCCGCGCCGCCAAGACGCCCAGCAAATACGCGGCTTCGTTAAGCCGCAGTTCCAGCGACGCGACATTGCGGGCTTTGACCCGTCCCGAGGTGATGACGAAGAAGGTGCGGGGAAACTGGGGCGCTATTTGCAGCGCTGCATCGCCGAACTCAAACCCATGCCCGATAACCATCCGGTAGCCCCTCGCTGCAAAATCGCGAAAGGCTTCCGCATACTCCGCCGGCGCTCGCACTTCTACGTGCGTGACGGTGGCGCCCAATTGGCGTCGAATCTGCTGCAACCCTTGGTAAGCCGATTGGTTCCAGCCCCCGTCGCTGATGGGACCGGGCGTCACGAGAGCCACTTTAAAGTCCTGCCGAGCGGCGATGGCGCCGGTCAACGCCATGCTTATCAGCAACACCCACACCCGCATCAACGCTTCGCCCTCCTTTGCGCATCGGTTATCAGCGGCGCGATTGGGCTGCGCCTTCAAGGAAGGCAAACGCTGCACCGGTTTGCAGCCAGCGCCCGCCTAATTGCTGGGCTGTGGCGTTCAGCACCTCCGCCAATGTCCGTGTGCCGGTGGGCACGGTGACGGAAGCGTCAGCGAGGGCGTGTGGGACAAGGAACGCCCCTTGAATTTGCCACGCCAGATGGTAAAGGAGCGCCCACAAGGACCAGCGTTCCTGCTGCAAACTGATGGCGTTGAAGTTGACTTCGCGACTGGTTTCAATGGCGGCAAACACCAGCAACCATTGACGGTGTTGACCGTTAATGTCAACGGTGAGGGTCATGCGGCGCGCCCCTGCTTGGGTCGGGCGCGCCAAAACGGGAACGGACGCGGCTTTATCGGGAAGGACTTTGCCCTCCCACAGCAGTAGACCGGGTTGGTCGGCTCCTTGCGAGACGAGGGCGTTCGGTACTTCCACGCCCTCGGTTGGCTGCACCCACACGCTCACAGAAACCGGTGTGTCCGCTTGCAGGGCAAGCTGCCACACGGCGACGCGCCCGACGCGGGCGGGTTCAAACCGCGCCCAACGCATCTGCACCGACGGATTGAGCGGTTCCGACGCTGCCCGCCCCATTTGTGGCACCGATAAAGCCAACGGCTGTTGGGGGGACTGCCTCTCAACCGCCAGTGGCGGGCTTACTGGTGCCCGCATCGCGGTCGCTGGGGGCACGCTGGGCGCGAGAGCAGGGGCAGGTATATCCGCACCCCTTGCGATGTCTTTGGAGGGGCGGTGTTCTGACGGCAACTGCGCCACTTGAGGGGGAGGAGGTGGGGAGGTTAACCCCGGCGCTAAAGGCGCTGACCGTGTTTCACTTTCTCGGCGCGGCACCGTCAAGTGAGGCGGTGGCGCAGCCTCGGAACCAGAACGCAACGACCGCCGTTGCAGCAGTTGTTGGCGGGGCGGCGGTAGTCGTTCCGCTAACTTGGGCGTCGTTGACGGGGGTGCCGGAGCGCGAGCAGGGGGGGGCGGTGGCGGCGGTGCGCTGTGCCTTTTTACGACAAGCGGCGCAGGCGCTGAAGAGGGCTGCCAATGGCGCGTCATCAGGGGTACCACCACTAAAGTGGCAACGGCTCCAACGGCTACCCATCCCCAACGCCGCGTGACCTGTCGTCGGCGCGTTTGCCGCCTTTGTAGGGTAGTGCGTATGCGTGCTGGCAAATCGGCTGGCGCCGACGGCGCTTGCGCTTGACGCAGGGACGCCATCGCTTCACAAAACGCCTCCCATTCACGACGGCAAATAGGGCAAGTGCGCAAGTGAGCGGCGAACGCTTGCTCGTCGTCCGACGGCAGTTCGTGGCTCCAAAATTGGCTCATGCGGTGTTGCACTTGCTGACAGGTCATTGGTTTTCGCCTCCCTTTGGACGCGGCGGGGAGAAGGTTTGTTCCCGATGGAGTTGTTGCCAGAGTTCCTTGAAAGCGTGACGGGCACGATGCAAACGCGACTTGACGGTGCCTTCCGGCACACCCAACACCGCTGCCACTTCGGCGTAGGTCAACCCCTGCAAGTCGCACAAGACGAGGACCTGCTGGAACTCTGCGGGCAAGCGCTGCAGGACGCGGTGCACCGCCTCGCGCCGTTCCCGCCGCTGCCATTCTTCTGCGGGGTCTGGGTCGGCTGATTCAAGGACGGCGTCTAGCGTGTCCTTGTCGCCCTCGCTCAATTGCGAAAACGGGGTAGGGCGAAACCGCCGTCGCGCATCGCGGCAGATATTGACTGTGATACGGTAGAGCCATGTGGAAAATGTTGCGTCACCGCGAAACTGGTGCAGTCGCTCAAACGCGCGCACGAACGCCTCTTGGGTCGCGTCAGCAGCGTCGTCAGCGTTGCCCAACAAATGAAACGCCAAAGCGAACACCTTTTGGTAATGCCGCTCCACCAACTGATCAAACGCCGATGAATCGCCGGCTTTCGCCCGTTGCACCAATAGTTCATCGGGGAGGGCTGTGGGTTTTGGCATCGGGCGTCACAACTCCTGATCAGGGGCGACCGGTTTCCCGTTGACGAGGACGCGGATGCGCCCGCTGCCCCGCACGACGACCGTTTTGCTCACGCGGTCGCCAGGGACATGAACGCCGCGATAAACTTCCCGCGTGCCATCTGCATCGGTGACTTGGATTTGCACGACCTGCTGGAGTTGCGTGCCGCCCACGACGATGGCGACGCGCGCGACTTTAGCGTCCGGTGGCAGGTCGCGCCAATTCACTTCGGGTTCGGGCGGTGGAGCCCCTTTGCTGACGATGAGGTGAACGGGCGTATCTTCGGGCACTTGGGTCAAGGGCGGGGGTTGTTGACCGATGACGGTGCCGGCAGGTGCGGTCTCGCTGAACGCTTCCACGCGTTGACCGACCCGCAACCGTGCGCTTTTCAACGCCGCGATCGCATCCGCCACCTTTTGACCCGTCACATCGGGCACTGTTGCCGGCGTAACGCCTTGGCTGACCACGACAAGCACTTCCCGTCCTTCAACGACGCGTCGGTTTGGCTCTGGGTCTTCCATGCGCACGATGTGGTCGGGAGGGATATCGCGATGGGGTTCGCGCCGCAGGACGCGCAAGTGTAACCCCCGTTCTTCCAACAGGCGTTGCGCTTCCGTCAACGGCAAGCCCGTGACATCGGGCACGACGACTTCGCGGGGTCGCGTCCCGACCAAGAGGTAGTAAACGATGACACTGACTGCCAACAGCCCCAAAAACATGCCGCCTAACATGGCGAGAGCCGACTGAGTAATCTGACGCCACACGGGTTTTTCCTCCTCTGCCGCGCCTTCGGTCAACACTTGTGTCTCTGCAGGGGTTGCGGTGGGGTGTGGCGGGACAGTTGAGATGGACGGCGCAAGGTCGGTTAACGCCAACGCCGCTTGCAGCATGGCGCGCAAAGTGTTCGCCGAATCAAACCGTCGCTGAGGGTCCTTTGCCATCGCTTGCAGCACCAATGTATCCACATGGGGCGGCACAGCGGGGTTGAGGCTGCTAGGCGCTGGGGGCAGTGCCGTCATGTGGAAGTGCGCAAACTCCGCCACCGTCGCCGCTTCATAAGGTAAACGCCCTGTCAACATCTGGTAAAGCAAAACGCCCAGCGCGTAGATGTCGCTTTGGGGTGTCGCCTCGTCGCCTTGAAAGCGTTCAGGTGCCAAATAAGGGGCAACGCGTTCCATCCATTCCGTCTCCACCACGCGGGACGCCGTGAACGCCATCCAAAGCCCGTAATCACCCACCTTGACCTCGCCCCGCGCTGTGACGAGGATGTTATGTGGTCGCAAATCCCCGTGCACGATATTGTGTTGGTGCAAATAGGCGAGGGCATCGGCAATTTGAACAGCCAATTGCAAGGCTTGAGGCAACGCTAACGGAAGCCGCCGTTGCAACAGTTGGGCTAACTCTTGCCCCGCGACCAGTTCGCACACCCAAAAGAACGGCTGTCGCTCGTTAACCTCCCCGACAGTCAGGTAGCGCACCAACGCGGGATGGCTCAACCCCGTCACCTGCTCACAAGCGTGCTGCAACGCAACGGTGAACGATGGGATACTCGTAAAAGTTGGGCGCAATACTTTCACGGCGACCGGTTGCCCGGTCAATTGGTCACGGGCGCGGTAAACAGTAAACAACCACCCCTCGCCCAATCGGCTGACAATATGGAAGCGCGTGCCAACGGTCGTCCCAATCATGGCGTCGTCCCCTCGCTGGGCAACGGCAGGCGCTCCTGCCGTGTGGCAATTATAGGACGGCAATAAAGGAGGCATGCCCGTCATGCGTGTGTTGGTCGTCGGTGATTTGCACGGTCGGTGGGATGGACTGTGGCAAGCGTTGGAAACGGAAAAGCCCGCATTGGTGCTCTGCGTCGGCGACTGGGGCGACCCCGGTCAAGTGTCTCGCGACGGCTTTGAACGCTTGCTGGATCGCGTGCCGGTTCACACCGTGTTCGGAAACCACGACGATTTAGCGCTGTTGCAGACGCTGCAAAACCGTGACGGGACACCTGTCCTACTCCCCCACGGGATCGTCCTTGACCGCGACGGGGTGCGGTTGGCAGGCATTAACGGCATCTGGGCAAAAAGCCGCCGCAAACCTCATTACATCACCGCTGAAGAAGTGGCAGCGATCGCTCGGCAACTGGCGGGGCAGGAGGTGACAGTGCTGTTGACGCACGGCTGTCCCATTGGGTTAGCCGACGAGACGCCGAAGGGCACCCACGGCGGGCAACGGTGTTTCCTGGAGGCGTTCAGACAGGTGCAACCTCGGTTGCATTTATGCGGGCATTTGCACAGACCCCAAGCGCGGCAGTTGAAAAGCGGACAGTGGGTCATCAATGTGGGCGTCACGGCGTTGGGCGATTACGCCGTCGTGGACATCACACCCTCGCAAGTGACCCTGCTCAAGCAGGTCACACCATCGCTACGCGCCGCGCCGTCGGCTTGGGAAGGGCTTTAAAGCCACCGCTCCCTACGGTGTCTTTTGCGCTTGGGATTGCAACTCACGGGCAGCCGTCAACACCGCTTGCACGATCTTGTGGTAGCCAGTGCAGCGGCACAAGTTGCCCGCCAACCAGTAACGCACAAACTGCTCGTTCGGGTTAGGGTTTTCGTTCAGCAAAGCGACGGCGTTGACGATGAAGCCGGGGGTGCAGATGCCACATTGCAATCCGCCCAACTCTACGAAGGCTTTTTGGACGGGGTGTAACCGCCCGTCTTGGGCGATACCTTCCACCGTCGTGACGGTGCGTCCGTTGGCGGCGACGGCTAACACTAAGCAGGAAGTGACCGGCTTGCCGTCCAGCAGGACAGTGCAAGCGCCGCAGTCGCCGGTGCCACATCCTTCTTTGGGACCCGTGTAGCCCAGACGGTAGCGAAGGACATCCAACAATCGTTCACGGGGCTCCACTTCAATCTCGTGTAAACGCCCGTTGACGGTCAATCGCACTCGGTTTAATTTGCGCTCCATCCAGCCGACCTCCCTCAAGCGAAGCGCTTTACCCCCGAACGGCGCTTTCAATTGTAGCGACACGCTGTGGCGAGTGACGCTACTATTTGGAGCGATGAGGAGGGTGATATGAAATTGGCGAAAACGCTGCTTTTGGAAATCGGCACGGAAGAGATGCCAGCGCGATTTATGGTGCCGGCGCAAGTTCAACTCCGCAAGTTGTTGGAACAGACCCTTGATGAATTGCGGTTGCCGCACGGCACTGTCCGCACAATGGGCACACCGCGCCGGTTGGCGGCGCTCGTCGCCGATGTCGCCGAACACCAAACGCCTATCATCCGTGAGGTGCGCGGTCCAACCCGTCAAGCCGCCTTTGACGCTCACGGGCGCCCCACTGAAGCCGCTGAGCGCTTTGCCCGCGCCCAAGGCGTCGCCGTGAGCGATTTAGTCATCAAAGCGACGGACAAAGGCGAGTTCGTCTTCGCCGTCAAACGCGATGAGGGGCGCCCAGCAATAGAAGTGCTCGCAGCCACGCTGCCACACCTCATCCGCCAGCTATCGTTCCCCAAGACGATGCGCTGGGAGCCCAGTGGGCTACGGTTCGGACGCCCCATCCGCTGGATCGTCGCCCTGCTAGATGAGGCAATTATCCCGTTTGAGATTGCGGGTGTCCGCAGCGACCGCGTCACTTACGGGCGCCGGTTCACCGACGGATCCAGCCGAGGTAAACCCATCTCTTTGACCACTGCCGCCCTCTATGAGTCAGCGTTGGAACTGGGACGGGTCATCGTTGACCCCGCTCGGCGCCGTGCTCTGCTCCGGTCCCAGGTGCAAGCGGCAGCCGCAGAATGCAACGGCACCGCCCTTATGCCCGACGAATTGTTAGAGGAGGTGAACTTCCTTGTGGAAGAACCGGTCGCCCTGTTGGGCTCGTTTGACCCGCGCTATCTGGAGTTACCGCCGGAATTGTTAGTCACCGTGATGATGCACCACCAGCGCTATTTCCCCATCGCCCGTGCGGCGCCCACGGAGCAACCGTTGCAACTGCTGCCGTTTTTCGTCGTCGTTTGCAACGGCGCTCCTAGCCGCCCCGAAACGGTGCGTCGGGGGAACGAAAAAGTCATTACAGCGCGCTTTGAAGATGCCCGCTTTTATTTCGCCGAAGACCGCCAGCAACCGCTCACAGCGTTCGTGCCGCGCTTAGCGGACATCGTGTTCCAACAGGGTTTGGGGACGATGGCAGATAAAACTCAACGGCTCAAAGCGTTGACGGCAGCGCTCTGTGCCCAATGGGGCGTTGACGCCGATACCTTTGCTCTCGTCCAGCGCGCCGCTGAACTGTGCAAAGCGGATTTGGCGACGCGATTGGTCAACGAATTCACCGAGTTGCAAGGTGTCATCGGGCGCATTTACGCTTTGCTGGACGGCGAGCCACCTGCAGTGGCATGGGCGATTGAAGACCACTACAAGCCGCAACCGCCAGATTACACCCTACCGCGCCACCTCGTCGGGTGGCTGCTGGCGGTAGCAGACCGCGTGGACACTTTATGTGCGTGTTTTGACCGCGACATGGTGCCTACAGGGTCCCATGACCCGTTGGGGTTACGCCGAGCGGCAACGACATTGCTCGTGTTGTTGCGCCACCCTCCCGCCCAAGTAAAGGCGTCGTTGACTGCGTTGCTGGCGTTGGGGCTGAAGACGCTTGCGGATGCAGGTATAGCGCAAAGTGAGCCCAAGGAGGCGCAAGCGCGTTTGTTGGCGTTTTTGCGGGA is a window from the bacterium HR17 genome containing:
- a CDS encoding Purine-binding protein produces the protein MRVWVLLISMALTGAIAARQDFKVALVTPGPISDGGWNQSAYQGLQQIRRQLGATVTHVEVRAPAEYAEAFRDFAARGYRMVIGHGFEFGDAALQIAPQFPRTFFVITSGRVKARNVASLELRLNEAAYLLGVLAARMSRTKKLGCIGGMKIPSVERAFAGFVAGAKRTDPRVQVQVAYIGNFEDVAAAKETGRALIRWGADFLFHDADAAGVGVFQAARETKGVYAFGAIKPQHQVMPDVVLASAVVDVPHGFLYVARLVRAGKLRGDIVHLGLREKAVGVVFNPRLKRRIPAKLLAELQQVEAAIKAGRIRVPDRL
- the rpoE_3 gene encoding ECF RNA polymerase sigma-E factor; translation: MPKPTALPDELLVQRAKAGDSSAFDQLVERHYQKVFALAFHLLGNADDAADATQEAFVRAFERLHQFRGDATFSTWLYRITVNICRDARRRFRPTPFSQLSEGDKDTLDAVLESADPDPAEEWQRRERREAVHRVLQRLPAEFQQVLVLCDLQGLTYAEVAAVLGVPEGTVKSRLHRARHAFKELWQQLHREQTFSPPRPKGGENQ
- the prkC gene encoding Serine/threonine-protein kinase PrkC, giving the protein MIGTTVGTRFHIVSRLGEGWLFTVYRARDQLTGQPVAVKVLRPTFTSIPSFTVALQHACEQVTGLSHPALVRYLTVGEVNERQPFFWVCELVAGQELAQLLQRRLPLALPQALQLAVQIADALAYLHQHNIVHGDLRPHNILVTARGEVKVGDYGLWMAFTASRVVETEWMERVAPYLAPERFQGDEATPQSDIYALGVLLYQMLTGRLPYEAATVAEFAHFHMTALPPAPSSLNPAVPPHVDTLVLQAMAKDPQRRFDSANTLRAMLQAALALTDLAPSISTVPPHPTATPAETQVLTEGAAEEEKPVWRQITQSALAMLGGMFLGLLAVSVIVYYLLVGTRPREVVVPDVTGLPLTEAQRLLEERGLHLRVLRREPHRDIPPDHIVRMEDPEPNRRVVEGREVLVVVSQGVTPATVPDVTGQKVADAIAALKSARLRVGQRVEAFSETAPAGTVIGQQPPPLTQVPEDTPVHLIVSKGAPPPEPEVNWRDLPPDAKVARVAIVVGGTQLQQVVQIQVTDADGTREVYRGVHVPGDRVSKTVVVRGSGRIRVLVNGKPVAPDQEL
- the cpdA_4 gene encoding 3',5'-cyclic adenosine monophosphate phosphodiesterase CpdA — its product is MRVLVVGDLHGRWDGLWQALETEKPALVLCVGDWGDPGQVSRDGFERLLDRVPVHTVFGNHDDLALLQTLQNRDGTPVLLPHGIVLDRDGVRLAGINGIWAKSRRKPHYITAEEVAAIARQLAGQEVTVLLTHGCPIGLADETPKGTHGGQRCFLEAFRQVQPRLHLCGHLHRPQARQLKSGQWVINVGVTALGDYAVVDITPSQVTLLKQVTPSLRAAPSAWEGL
- the cutS_2 gene encoding Carbon monoxide dehydrogenase small chain, translated to MERKLNRVRLTVNGRLHEIEVEPRERLLDVLRYRLGYTGPKEGCGTGDCGACTVLLDGKPVTSCLVLAVAANGRTVTTVEGIAQDGRLHPVQKAFVELGGLQCGICTPGFIVNAVALLNENPNPNEQFVRYWLAGNLCRCTGYHKIVQAVLTAARELQSQAQKTP
- the glyS gene encoding Glycine--tRNA ligase beta subunit codes for the protein MKLAKTLLLEIGTEEMPARFMVPAQVQLRKLLEQTLDELRLPHGTVRTMGTPRRLAALVADVAEHQTPIIREVRGPTRQAAFDAHGRPTEAAERFARAQGVAVSDLVIKATDKGEFVFAVKRDEGRPAIEVLAATLPHLIRQLSFPKTMRWEPSGLRFGRPIRWIVALLDEAIIPFEIAGVRSDRVTYGRRFTDGSSRGKPISLTTAALYESALELGRVIVDPARRRALLRSQVQAAAAECNGTALMPDELLEEVNFLVEEPVALLGSFDPRYLELPPELLVTVMMHHQRYFPIARAAPTEQPLQLLPFFVVVCNGAPSRPETVRRGNEKVITARFEDARFYFAEDRQQPLTAFVPRLADIVFQQGLGTMADKTQRLKALTAALCAQWGVDADTFALVQRAAELCKADLATRLVNEFTELQGVIGRIYALLDGEPPAVAWAIEDHYKPQPPDYTLPRHLVGWLLAVADRVDTLCACFDRDMVPTGSHDPLGLRRAATTLLVLLRHPPAQVKASLTALLALGLKTLADAGIAQSEPKEAQARLLAFLRERLEALLESEGIDHDLRGAVLAAGIDMVPAVFARADTLQKLRRARPHDFRTTVDTFTRVTNILMQARQRGESLDDTVQPALFQTEAESALYRAVEQVFPIVTERASAGDFAGVFSALAELAPTINRFFDEVLVMHEQPSIRRNRLALLHRVEQLLLHLADFRLVRQ